The Pseudomonas sp. G2-4 genome window below encodes:
- the pilW gene encoding type IV pilus biogenesis/stability protein PilW, whose amino-acid sequence MSLRFALVLLLAGLCTGCVLSGDYNPMKTSKGRDEARVAYVQLGIGYLQQGMTERAKVPLKKALELDDSDPDANAALALVFQAEMEHELADDHFRKALSGRPQDARILNNYGSFLFEQKRYKEAYERFEQAAADTLYPERSRVFENLGMTASKLGQRDLARQQLEKALRLNRQQPRALLEMAELSYEDRQYVPARDYYERFSLLSEQNARSLLLGVRLAHVFEDRDKAASYGLQLKRLYPGTPEYQQYLSEQ is encoded by the coding sequence ATGTCCCTGCGCTTCGCGCTCGTTTTGCTGTTGGCCGGGCTTTGCACCGGTTGTGTTCTGTCGGGTGACTACAACCCGATGAAAACCAGCAAGGGGCGCGACGAGGCCCGCGTGGCCTATGTGCAACTGGGCATTGGCTATCTGCAGCAGGGCATGACCGAACGGGCCAAGGTCCCGCTCAAGAAAGCCCTGGAACTGGACGATTCCGACCCCGACGCCAACGCGGCCCTGGCCCTGGTGTTCCAGGCCGAGATGGAACACGAGCTGGCCGACGATCATTTTCGCAAGGCGCTGTCTGGCCGGCCGCAGGATGCGCGGATCCTGAACAACTACGGCAGCTTCCTTTTCGAGCAGAAACGCTACAAGGAAGCCTACGAGCGTTTTGAACAAGCGGCCGCCGACACGCTGTACCCCGAGCGTTCGCGGGTTTTCGAGAACCTGGGCATGACGGCTTCGAAACTTGGCCAGCGTGACCTGGCCCGCCAGCAGCTTGAAAAAGCGCTGCGGCTCAACCGCCAGCAACCGCGGGCCTTGCTGGAAATGGCTGAGTTGTCTTACGAAGACAGGCAATATGTGCCTGCCCGCGACTATTACGAACGTTTTAGCCTGCTGAGCGAGCAAAATGCACGTAGTCTATTGCTCGGTGTTCGACTGGCGCATGTGTTTGAAGATCGTGACAAGGCTGCCAGTTATGGCCTGCAACTAAAAAGACTCTATCCCGGTACGCCGGAATATCAGCAATACCTGTCGGAGCAATGA